Below is a genomic region from Microbulbifer sp. ALW1.
GTATCCCGGTGGTGCGCCGCGCGGAAATGCTGGGCGAGTTGATGCGCTATCGCTACGGTATTGCGGTAGCCGGAACACACGGCAAGACCACCACCACGAGCCTGATTGCCTCTATTTTTGCCGCCGATGGCACAGACCCGACGTTTGTGATCGGGGGGCTGGTAAACAGCGCCGGTGCAAATGCCGCCTTGGGTGAAAGCCGCTATCTGGTCGCGGAAGCCGATGAAAGTGATGCGTCTTTCCTGCATCTGCAGCCGATGGTCACCGTGGTCACCAATATCGATGCCGACCATATGGAAACCTACGGTGGCGACTTCGAAAAGGTTAAACAGATCTTTATCGATTTTATCCACAACCTGCCATTTTACGGGCTGGCGGTAGTGTGCGGTGACGACGCCAATGTGCAGTCTGTCATTCCGAAAATGGCGCGGCCAGTGGCCACTTATGGTTTCGCGGAAGATAACGATTTTCGTATCAGCGACGTACGCCAGGAGCCGCTGCGTAGTTTCTTTACCGTGCATCGCCCGGACGGTAGTGCGCTGGATGTGTGTGTCAATATCCCGGGCATTCACAATGTGCTGAATGCAACGGCGGCCATTGCAGTGGCGTCGGAAGAGGGCGTTAGTGATGAAGCCATTCGTGAAGGCCTGAAAGGATTTCAGGGGGTGGGACGTCGCTTCCAGATTTATGGGGAGTACCCGGTCAGCGATGATGCGGCTGCGGAAAAAGTCATGCTGGTGGACGATTACGGCCACCACCCACGCGAAGTGGCCGCGACCATCAAAACGGTTCGTGATGGTTGGCCAGAGCGCCGTCTGGTGATGGTCTATCAGCCGCATCGCTACACCCGTACCCGGGATTTGTTTGAAGATTTCGTGCAGGTGCTTTCACAGGTCGACAAACTGGTTCTTCTGGATGTATATAGCGCGGGCGAAGCTGTAATTCCCGGCGCCGATGGCCGTACCCTGGCGCGTAGTATTCGCAACCGGGGCCAGGTTGATCCGATTTTTGTGGAAAAGGTGGATCAGGTTCCACCCATCCTGGCGGATCTACTGGAGCCCGGCGACATTGTCCTCACGCAGGGCGCC
It encodes:
- the murC gene encoding UDP-N-acetylmuramate--L-alanine ligase, whose amino-acid sequence is MSNKGESHYQVPAMRRIRRIHFIGVGGAGMSGIAEVLQNQGYEVSGSDLRESKVTERLRSLGIKVQIGHSAENVSDVDVVVNSSAIYGDNPELIAARDNRIPVVRRAEMLGELMRYRYGIAVAGTHGKTTTTSLIASIFAADGTDPTFVIGGLVNSAGANAALGESRYLVAEADESDASFLHLQPMVTVVTNIDADHMETYGGDFEKVKQIFIDFIHNLPFYGLAVVCGDDANVQSVIPKMARPVATYGFAEDNDFRISDVRQEPLRSFFTVHRPDGSALDVCVNIPGIHNVLNATAAIAVASEEGVSDEAIREGLKGFQGVGRRFQIYGEYPVSDDAAAEKVMLVDDYGHHPREVAATIKTVRDGWPERRLVMVYQPHRYTRTRDLFEDFVQVLSQVDKLVLLDVYSAGEAVIPGADGRTLARSIRNRGQVDPIFVEKVDQVPPILADLLEPGDIVLTQGAGNVGGLAQQLSEWRLGDKPSGGK